A part of Rhinatrema bivittatum chromosome 16, aRhiBiv1.1, whole genome shotgun sequence genomic DNA contains:
- the MLLT11 gene encoding protein AF1q, whose protein sequence is MLDTLSSQYDSFLFWKLPIPELDPSELEGLGVAGPLGLKARDGRKFPGGQREATTEEESLLQYNTFNFWRAPIASIDSFDLI, encoded by the coding sequence ATGCTAGACACCCTGAGCAGCCAATACGACTCTTTCCTTTTCTGGAAGCTTCCTATCCCAGAGCTGGACCCCTCCGAGCTGGAAGGGCTGGGTGTGGCAGGCCCATTGGGGCTTAAAGCCAGGGATGGCCGCAAGTTCCCCGGAGGCCAGAGAGAAGCAACCACCGAAGAAGAGAGCCTTCTGCAGTACAACACCTTCAACTTCTGGAGGGCACCCATAGCCAGCATCGACTCCTTCGATTTGATTTAA
- the GABPB2 gene encoding GA-binding protein subunit beta-2, with protein MSLVDLGKRLLEAARKGEDDEVRTLMANGAPFTTDWLGTSPLHLAAQYGHYSTAEVLLRAGVSRDARTKVDRTPLHMAAADGHAHIVELLVRNGADVNAKDMLKMTALHWATEHDHRDVVDMLIKYGADVHAFSKFDKTAFDIALDKNNGELLVLIQEAMQNQVNTHPERSDPTTDAVSLATAPQYIFASGDLVNLASLVSTASTKTTSGDSNASTVQFSNSTTSVLATLAALAEASAPLSNSSRVTASTEDMVEADSVDTAIQQMVGGGQRVITIVTDGVQLGSLQGAIPAGGLGQPFIVTMQDGQQVITVPASQVTEETILEEEPPPAKKQRIELILSDVEQNKDSNEERELLQQQLREANCKAQEYRQQLLKKEQEAEQYRLKLEAMARHQTNGDEITVVEEVSEVNTVIITSEELDGSTTTEVETIEQHLPMESVTS; from the exons ATGTCATTGGTGGACCTGGGAAAGAGGTTGCTTGAAGCTGCGCGCAAAGGGGAGGATGATGAAGTTAGGACACTAATGGCCAATGGTGCTCCCTTCACCACCGACTGG CTGGGAACATCACCCCTTCATCTGGCAGCCCAGTATGGTCACTACTCCACAGCGGAAGTACTGCTCCGAGCAGGTGTCAGCAGGGATGCCCGGACTAAAGTGGACAGGACACCCCTGCACATGGCGGCGGCTGATGGACACGCACATATTGTAGAACTGCTGGTTAGG AACGGGGCAGATGTGAATGCCAAGGACATGCTAAAGATGACAGCCTTACACTGGGCAACAGAGCACGACCACCGAGATGTGGTGGACATGCTCATTAAATATGGAGCCGACGTTCATGCCTTCAGCAAGTTCGATAAGACAGCCTTTGATATAGCCCTGGACAAAAATAACGGCGAGCTCCTGGTCTTAATACAG GAGGCAATGCAGAATCAAGTGAACACACATCCTGAGAGGTCAGATCCCACCACAGATGCTGTTTCCTTGGCTACAGCGCCACAGTATATTTTTGCATCGGGGGACCTGGTTAACCTCGCCAGTCTCGTGTCTACAGCCAGTACCAAAACAACCTCAG GGGACTCAAATGCATCCACAGTTCAGTTTTCCAACTCAACCACCTCGGTGCTGGCCACACTTGCAGCTTTAGCTGAAGCATCTGCACCCCTGTCCAATTCCAGCAGGGTTACAG CCAGCACAGAAGACATGGTGGAAGCAGATTCTGTCGATACAGCGATACAACAGATGGTTGGTGGCGGTCAAAGAGTTATCACCATCGTCACGGATGGTGTTCAGTTGGGCAGTCTCCAGGGAGCCATCCCAGCTGGTGGCCTCGGTCAGCCTTTCATAGTGACCATGCAAGATGGACAGCAAG TGATAACCGTACCTGCGAGTCAGGTTACAGAAGAGACCATCCTGGAAGAAGAGCCTCCCCCAGCAAAGAAGCAAAGAATCGAACTAATTCTAAGCGACGTGGAGCAGAACAAG gacagtaaTGAGGAGAGAGAGCTGTTACAGCAGCAGTTGCGCGAGGCCAACTGCAAGGCGCAGGAGTACCGGCAGCAGCTGCTGAAGAAAGAGCAGGAAGCCGAGCAATACCGGCTAAAGTTGGAGGCCATGGCCCGGCACCAGACCAACGGGGATGAAATCACTGTGGTGGAAGAGGTCAGTGAGGTGAACACAGTCATCATAACATCCGAGGAACTGGATGGCTCCACCACCACAGAGGTGGAAACCATAGAGCAGCATCTTCCCATGGAAAGTGTGACGTCATAG
- the LOC115078759 gene encoding cortexin-2-like codes for MTEDVLSTTFSASGAALPGTSLTLEQKAAFVFVFFLFIFLGLLIVRCFRILLDPYRSMPSSTWTDYMEKDTFDYRLT; via the coding sequence ATGACAGAGGACGTCCTGAGCACCACGTTTTCAGCCTCTGGCGCCGCTTTACCCGGGACCTCTCTGACCTTGGAGCAGAAAGCGGCTTTTGTCTTCGTCTTCTTCCTGTTTATTTTCTTGGGGCTTCTGATCGTACGCTGCTTTAGGATTCTCCTGGACCCTTACCGCAGCATGCCCTCCTCCACCTGGACAGACTACATGGAGAAAGATACCTTTGATTACCGCCTCACCTGA